The Shewanella halotolerans region ATCATTGCAACCGACAAGGCCCCACAGGCGATCGGCACCTATTCTCAAGCTGTTAAAGTTGGCAGCACAGTCTATCTGTCTGGCCAGATCCCGCTGAATCCAGAAACCATGCAGATGGTCAGCGACGAGTTTGAAGCCCAGGTCGTACAGGTGTTCGACAACCTGACTGCCGTGTGTGAAGCCGCCGGTGGCAGCCTGAAGGATATTGTGAAGCTTAACATCTTCATGACAGATCTGGCCAACTTCGCCACGGTAAACGAGATCATGGGTCGCTACTTCGAGCAGCCATATCCTGCCCGCGCCGCCATAGGTGTTAAGCAGCTGCCGAAAGACTCGCTGGTCGAGATGGATGGTGTGATGGAGCTGTAAGCTCTAAGTTGACACCAAAGGGCGCTGCGGCGCCCTTTGTTCTTGATAAACATTACAAACGAAACATCATGAGTCCAGAACGCTTCAAACGCATCAACCAGATGCTAGACAACCGCCAGACCGACCTCACCCTGTGTTTGGACAAGGTACACAAGACCAACAATATCGCTGCGGTGATCCGCACCGCCGACGCCGTGGGCATACATCAAATTCACGCCGTCTGGCCCGATATCGAGATGCGTGTCTCGGGCAATACCGCCTCGGGTAGCCAGCAGTGGGTCAAGACCATCAAGCACTACCACATGGATGAAGCCGCGGCCCAGTTCAAGGCGGCGGGCATGCAGATTTTGGCCACCAACTTCTCGGAAACCGCCGTGGATTTTCGCGACATCGACTATACCAAGCCGACAGTAGTGATCATGGGCAACGAGCGCGACGGCGTCAGCGAGGAAGGCCTTGCCATTGCCGATCAGCAGATCATCATTCCCATGATAGGCATGGTGCAGTCCCTCAACGTGTCTGTGGCCTCTGCCCTGGTGATGTATGAAGCTCAGCGTCAACGCGCCCAGGCCGGCATGTATGGCCAGCGCACCCTAGACGACGCCTACTGCCAGACCATGCTGTTCGAGCAGGGCCACCCCGTCTATGCCAAGGCCTGTCGACGCAAGAAGATCCCCTATCCCGCCATCGACGACCAGGGGCAAATTGTCGCCGACGAGACCTGGTGGCAACGGATGCGCGCCCCGGACCCGGACGCCGAGCCAGAAGCCTAAGTTCGTTTTGCAGGAAAGTGAAACGCCTCGCTTTCCCCACACCGCCCCGATACTCGCCTGGCAAAGGATTCCTTCCTGGGCATTCTTGCTAGGGCTTTCTTACCAGAGCATGCCTACCAGAGCCTTCGAGCTAAGACTATGACAATTGGCCTTTTATTCCGGCAAAACAATTGTCATAGATCACATTCTTCGCCATACTCAAAGACGCGCATAAAAAGTGGCCAGGCGCTCTCATTGCAGAGAAGGGCCCACTCAATAATGGGGGTTGTTGAGTCTCGCTCCGGCATTGGCCGAGCGAACCTAGTTGCGTCTCCTTTAACAAGAATAACGATGGAATGGCAAGATGGACTCACTATTCAAATCACCGGTCGACATGTTGCACCACTGGGCCGAGCAATATGGCGACAGCACCTACCTGAAACAACCCATAAACGGTCAATACGTTAACTACAGCTGGCGCGAAGTGCAGCAGAAGATGCAGCAGATCGCCGGCGCCCTGCGTCACCTCGGCCTAGAGCCGGGCGACAAGGTGGCAGTGTTATCGAAGAACTGCGCCGAGTGGTTCATTACCGATCTGGCGCTGATGCATGGCGGCTATATCAGCGTGCCCATCTATCCTACCGCCAATGCCGACACCATACGCTACGTGCTGGAACACAGCGAGTCGAAGGCGATCTTTATCGGCAAGCTGGACTACTGGGCCGATCAGGAGGCAGGGGTCGGTGGCGACATACTGCGACTGGCCATGCCATACGACACCATGCCGGCGCAATACCAGTGGGACACACTGCTCAAGCTGGGCCACCCCTTGGTCGAGGTGGAATCTCCGACACCCGAGCAGATCATGACCATCATCTACACCTCGGGCTCGACCGGTAAGCCTAAGGGAGCGATTCAGACCTTCGCCAGCTACGAGTGGACCTGCCGCGCCGTGGTGCGGGATCTCAAGACAGATGTGGAAGACAGGCTGCTCTCCTACCTGCCGCTGGCCCATATTACCGAGCGTGTCGCCATCGAAGGTTCTTCCTTCTATTCCGGCAGCAGTGTCGCCTTCGTCGAGAGTCTCGACAGCTTCGTTGCCGACGTGCAGCGAGCCAGACCGACCGTCTTCTTCTCAGTGCCCCGCCTGTGGAGCCTGTTTCAGAAGAATATCATCGACAAGATTGGCTATACCAAGCTCAACATACTGCTGAAGATCCCCTTCGTCAGCTCGCTGGTGAAGAAGAAGATCCATCAAGGGTTGGGCCTCGAACATTGTCACCTGCTCGGTTCGGGCTCTGCGCCTATCCCGCCTTCGTTGATCGCCTGGTATCACAAGATTGGCCTGAACATCTGTGAAGCCTGGGGCATGACGGAAAACAGCGCCTACTCCATCATCAACCACCCCTTCGATGCCAGCAAGATAGGCACGGTCGGGCGCGCGGTAGAAGGTTGTAGCGTCAAGCGGGGCGACAACGGCGAGCTGCTGGTCAAGAGCCCAGGCCTGATGAGCGGCTACTACAAGCAGCCGGAAGTCACCCAGGCCAGCTTCGACGAGGATGGTTATTTCCGCACCGGCGATCTCTGCTCAATCGACGCCGATGGCTGCGTCACCATCACGGGCCGGGTCAAAGACAACTTCAAGACCGCCAAGGGCAAGTATGTCGCCCCAGTACCTATCGAGCGTAAGCTGGCCCAGGATCCCCATGTGGAGCTGATCTGCATCATAGGCTCAGGCCTGCCTCATCCGGTTGCCCTGGTACAGCTCTCCGAGGGCGCAGCCTTGCAGCCCAAGGAAGAGGTGCGCGCCTCACTCAAGGCGACCCTGGACAGCATCAACCCTAACCTGGAATCGCACGAAACCGTCGATGCCATCATAGTGGTGAGCGAGCCCTGGGATGTAGATAACGACGTGTTGACACCGACCCTGAAGATCAAGCGCCATGTGCTGGAGCAGAGATTCAGCGCCAAGGTCGAAGGCCAGCGCGGCGGCGTGGTGCGTTGGGAAGACGAGCTCTAAGCCTAGCTTGTAAACCCAATCGCTAAGACAATGACCTAAAAACACGCCATCTGGCGTGTTTTTTATGGGGCAATCTGTGACGAGATAAACAAAGTTTAATAGCTCCCCCCTAAATTTTTGTTGCCTAAAATTGTGCAGCCTCTATGCTTGGCGCCCCGCTACTGTAGAGAGTCAATCATGTTCACCCCGCTAGCCCTTATCGCTGGTCTGCTCATCCTTATTCTTGGCGCCGAATTCCTGGTCCGTGGTGCCAGTGCGCTGGCCCTAAAACTCGGCGTCACCCCACTGATCATCGGCCTCACCATAGTCGCCTTCGGCACCAGCGCCCCCGAGCTGGCGGTGAGCCTCAAGTCGGCCCTGGCCGGCAACTCAGGCATCGCCCTGGGCAATGTTGTCGGCTCCAACATCGCCAACATAGGTCTGATCCTCGGCTTGACCGCCCTGGTACGCCCCATCGGCGTGCAATCTATGATGGTTAAGCGCGACATCCCCCTGATGCTGTTC contains the following coding sequences:
- a CDS encoding RidA family protein, producing MAEKIIIATDKAPQAIGTYSQAVKVGSTVYLSGQIPLNPETMQMVSDEFEAQVVQVFDNLTAVCEAAGGSLKDIVKLNIFMTDLANFATVNEIMGRYFEQPYPARAAIGVKQLPKDSLVEMDGVMEL
- the trmH gene encoding tRNA (guanosine(18)-2'-O)-methyltransferase TrmH codes for the protein MSPERFKRINQMLDNRQTDLTLCLDKVHKTNNIAAVIRTADAVGIHQIHAVWPDIEMRVSGNTASGSQQWVKTIKHYHMDEAAAQFKAAGMQILATNFSETAVDFRDIDYTKPTVVIMGNERDGVSEEGLAIADQQIIIPMIGMVQSLNVSVASALVMYEAQRQRAQAGMYGQRTLDDAYCQTMLFEQGHPVYAKACRRKKIPYPAIDDQGQIVADETWWQRMRAPDPDAEPEA
- a CDS encoding AMP-binding protein encodes the protein MDSLFKSPVDMLHHWAEQYGDSTYLKQPINGQYVNYSWREVQQKMQQIAGALRHLGLEPGDKVAVLSKNCAEWFITDLALMHGGYISVPIYPTANADTIRYVLEHSESKAIFIGKLDYWADQEAGVGGDILRLAMPYDTMPAQYQWDTLLKLGHPLVEVESPTPEQIMTIIYTSGSTGKPKGAIQTFASYEWTCRAVVRDLKTDVEDRLLSYLPLAHITERVAIEGSSFYSGSSVAFVESLDSFVADVQRARPTVFFSVPRLWSLFQKNIIDKIGYTKLNILLKIPFVSSLVKKKIHQGLGLEHCHLLGSGSAPIPPSLIAWYHKIGLNICEAWGMTENSAYSIINHPFDASKIGTVGRAVEGCSVKRGDNGELLVKSPGLMSGYYKQPEVTQASFDEDGYFRTGDLCSIDADGCVTITGRVKDNFKTAKGKYVAPVPIERKLAQDPHVELICIIGSGLPHPVALVQLSEGAALQPKEEVRASLKATLDSINPNLESHETVDAIIVVSEPWDVDNDVLTPTLKIKRHVLEQRFSAKVEGQRGGVVRWEDEL